In Corynebacterium nuruki S6-4, the following proteins share a genomic window:
- a CDS encoding glycine betaine ABC transporter substrate-binding protein — protein sequence MTVLRKTLVAVTAACSLVLASCGLGSAGGYTPSGTLGGPVKDVDLHGASVSVGSKNFTEQILLGKMATILLKSAGASVKDMTNVPGAATSRQAQLDGDIDFQWEYTGNGWINYLGHDDPILDPGELYRAVRDGDRKNGLEWLPPGAMNNTYGFAATDATAQRLGVHSLSDVAKLPASELTFCVESEFASRNDGFEPMLEAYGISPDEVKKSVMDTGAVYQATADGDCNFGEVFTTDGRIKALDLTVMDDDLPFFPKYNLSGVVRQDLLDAHPGLADLFAPVVAKLDDPTMIDLNARIDVDGEEPVTVAKDWLTEQGFLTD from the coding sequence ATGACCGTCCTACGAAAGACCCTGGTGGCTGTCACCGCCGCATGTTCACTCGTCCTGGCGTCCTGCGGTCTCGGAAGCGCCGGCGGCTACACTCCGTCGGGGACGCTCGGCGGGCCCGTCAAGGATGTCGACCTGCACGGTGCGTCGGTCTCGGTCGGGTCGAAGAACTTCACCGAGCAGATCCTGCTGGGGAAGATGGCGACGATCCTGCTGAAGTCCGCGGGGGCGTCCGTAAAGGACATGACGAATGTCCCGGGTGCGGCGACCTCCCGGCAGGCCCAGCTCGACGGGGACATCGATTTCCAGTGGGAGTACACGGGCAACGGGTGGATCAACTACCTCGGCCACGACGATCCGATCCTCGACCCCGGCGAGCTGTACCGCGCGGTGCGGGACGGTGACCGGAAGAACGGGCTGGAGTGGCTGCCGCCCGGGGCGATGAACAACACCTACGGGTTCGCCGCGACGGATGCGACCGCGCAACGGCTCGGGGTGCACTCGTTGTCGGATGTGGCGAAGCTGCCGGCGTCCGAGCTGACATTCTGCGTGGAGTCCGAGTTCGCGAGCCGTAACGACGGTTTCGAGCCGATGCTCGAGGCCTACGGCATCTCGCCCGACGAGGTGAAGAAGTCGGTCATGGACACCGGGGCGGTCTACCAGGCGACGGCGGACGGTGACTGCAACTTCGGTGAGGTTTTCACCACGGACGGCCGGATCAAGGCGCTGGATCTGACGGTGATGGACGATGACCTGCCGTTTTTCCCGAAGTACAACCTCTCCGGCGTGGTCCGGCAGGACCTGCTGGACGCCCACCCCGGACTCGCGGACCTGTTCGCCCCGGTCGTGGCGAAGCTGGATGACCCGACCATGATCGACCTCAACGCCCGTATCGACGTCGACGGCGAGGAACCGGTCACTGTGGCGAAGGACTGGTTGACGGAACAGGGGTTCCTCACCGACTGA
- a CDS encoding HNH endonuclease signature motif containing protein, whose amino-acid sequence MTTTPPTDDDHGNKHGRTNRPDGGDHPRGGRHIPHGTEPTSGETYNSLSQRLAGPVNTAELTLVAFLTTVGADARLSAAQAVRRRGHREAVCYAHAADLAVRMPALFDRMRADSRYSVEHLEVIWTRINRHARALAAAGDQLPATVDEAVATRLGMQITPDGTVWSVPALGDATDGILADVAPVPVADTEETERKTVGLTRRGTRFTLECGDRSVADGLWEPLSAAALEVRKELLVEQETLRAQQARAAGETGPESAESEESAELVAARRIVDGIINPAGNPADPDSGDGVGVPEEEPVATLADPLPAPGMIRCRGEAMLKILGGHRDQLKVVVNVYTPRTDDPDGPGGNGGPDGGDTGPTGPAGDASAAGPAGPGTGPETPGTAPQPGPTGPACGPGFVIGTGWVSPATTATLIEVADLVRDLPDIEDLTDTGCYRFTTLHRATAVGRDARCRFPGCTVPADRCELDHIINSPFTDPDSDGPTSIRNCACLCRTHHQLKTRKIWKVHTPDDGITLHWAGPAGVTATTVASGPLVAGCATGTDPGGPAQAA is encoded by the coding sequence ATGACCACCACACCACCCACCGACGACGACCACGGCAACAAGCACGGCAGGACCAATCGGCCCGACGGCGGGGACCATCCCCGCGGTGGTCGGCATATCCCGCACGGTACCGAACCGACCAGCGGCGAGACCTACAACAGTCTGTCGCAGAGGTTGGCCGGGCCGGTGAACACCGCCGAACTCACTCTCGTCGCCTTCCTCACCACCGTTGGCGCCGACGCCCGCCTGTCGGCGGCCCAGGCCGTCCGACGCCGCGGGCACCGCGAAGCGGTGTGCTACGCCCACGCCGCGGATCTGGCGGTGCGGATGCCGGCCCTGTTCGACCGTATGCGCGCCGACTCCCGCTACAGTGTCGAACACCTCGAGGTCATCTGGACCCGCATCAACCGGCACGCCCGCGCTCTCGCCGCCGCCGGAGACCAGTTGCCCGCCACCGTCGATGAGGCGGTCGCCACCCGGCTCGGTATGCAGATCACCCCGGACGGGACGGTGTGGTCGGTGCCCGCCCTCGGTGATGCCACCGACGGGATCCTCGCCGACGTCGCGCCGGTGCCGGTGGCCGACACCGAGGAGACTGAGCGAAAGACGGTGGGGCTGACGCGGCGGGGTACCCGGTTCACTCTGGAGTGCGGGGACCGGTCGGTCGCCGACGGGCTGTGGGAACCGTTGTCCGCCGCGGCGCTGGAGGTGCGTAAGGAGCTCCTGGTTGAGCAGGAGACCCTCCGGGCGCAGCAGGCGCGTGCGGCCGGAGAAACTGGGCCGGAGTCGGCTGAGTCGGAGGAGTCGGCGGAGTTGGTGGCGGCCCGTCGGATCGTCGACGGCATCATCAACCCGGCCGGCAACCCCGCCGACCCCGACTCCGGCGACGGTGTCGGCGTTCCGGAGGAGGAGCCGGTGGCGACGTTGGCGGATCCGTTGCCGGCGCCGGGGATGATCCGGTGTAGGGGTGAGGCGATGCTGAAGATTCTGGGTGGTCACCGTGACCAGTTGAAGGTCGTCGTCAACGTCTACACACCGAGAACCGACGACCCCGACGGACCCGGCGGCAACGGTGGCCCCGACGGTGGAGACACCGGCCCCACCGGCCCTGCCGGTGACGCTTCCGCCGCCGGCCCGGCCGGCCCGGGGACGGGTCCGGAGACTCCGGGTACTGCCCCGCAGCCCGGTCCGACCGGCCCCGCCTGTGGGCCAGGGTTCGTCATCGGCACCGGCTGGGTCTCCCCGGCCACCACCGCCACCCTGATCGAGGTCGCCGACCTGGTCCGCGACCTCCCCGACATCGAGGATCTCACCGACACCGGCTGCTACCGGTTCACCACCCTGCACCGGGCCACAGCGGTCGGCCGGGACGCCCGCTGCCGGTTCCCCGGCTGCACGGTGCCGGCCGACCGGTGCGAACTCGACCACATCATCAACTCACCGTTCACCGACCCGGACAGTGACGGGCCGACGAGCATCCGCAACTGCGCATGCCTGTGCCGGACCCACCACCAGTTGAAGACCAGGAAAATCTGGAAAGTCCACACTCCCGACGACGGGATCACCCTGCACTGGGCCGGCCCTGCCGGGGTCACCGCCACGACCGTGGCGTCGGGCCCGCTGGTCGCCGGGTGTGCCACCGGAACCGATCCCGGCGGGCCGGCACAGGCGGCCTGA
- the purT gene encoding formate-dependent phosphoribosylglycinamide formyltransferase, whose translation MYTPDAIGTPNSPNATKVLLLGSGELGREVTIALQRLGVEVHAVDRYEGAPAQRVADHHYTIDMTDPQAVRDLTELVRPDFVVPEIEALATDALQEIEDDGLATVIPTARTTRLTMNREGIRTLADQELGLPNSRHVFASSFEEFQDGVQQIGLPCVVKPVMSSSGKGQSYIRTTEDIAPAWDYAMSGGRVHSQRVIIEQFVPFDYEITLLTIRSVDPATGEPATWFCEPIGHRQERGDYVESWQPAQMTTEALEAARSVAARITGALGGRGVFGVELFIKGNDVYFSEVSPRPHDTGMVTMGSQRFSEFDLHARAILGLPIDTTLISPGASAVVYGGVEGDDPTYTGLAEALAVPETDVRIFGKPESHERRRMGVAFSTAENTDIARERATQAADAVQLHVR comes from the coding sequence ATGTACACCCCGGACGCCATCGGCACCCCGAACAGCCCCAATGCCACGAAAGTCCTCCTGCTCGGATCAGGTGAACTCGGCAGGGAGGTGACGATCGCCCTGCAGCGCCTCGGCGTGGAGGTCCATGCCGTGGACCGGTACGAGGGGGCCCCGGCACAGCGGGTGGCGGACCACCACTACACGATCGACATGACGGACCCGCAGGCGGTCCGTGACCTCACCGAGCTGGTCCGTCCCGACTTCGTCGTCCCCGAGATCGAGGCACTGGCGACCGATGCCCTGCAGGAGATCGAGGACGACGGTCTCGCCACGGTCATCCCGACGGCCCGGACGACCCGCCTGACGATGAACCGTGAGGGGATCCGTACGCTCGCCGACCAGGAGCTGGGCCTGCCCAACTCGCGCCACGTGTTCGCCTCCAGCTTCGAGGAGTTCCAGGACGGCGTGCAGCAGATCGGCCTGCCGTGCGTGGTCAAGCCGGTGATGAGTTCGTCCGGCAAGGGCCAGTCCTACATCCGGACCACCGAGGACATCGCCCCGGCGTGGGACTACGCGATGAGCGGCGGACGGGTCCACTCCCAGCGCGTGATCATCGAGCAGTTCGTCCCCTTCGACTACGAGATCACCCTGCTCACCATCCGTTCCGTCGATCCCGCCACCGGCGAGCCGGCGACGTGGTTCTGCGAGCCGATCGGGCACCGTCAGGAGCGCGGCGACTACGTCGAGTCGTGGCAGCCCGCCCAGATGACCACCGAGGCCCTGGAGGCGGCACGGTCGGTCGCCGCCCGCATCACCGGTGCCCTCGGCGGCCGCGGGGTGTTCGGGGTGGAGCTGTTCATCAAGGGCAACGACGTCTACTTCTCCGAGGTCAGCCCCCGGCCGCACGACACCGGCATGGTGACGATGGGATCCCAGCGTTTCAGCGAGTTCGACCTGCACGCCCGCGCGATCCTCGGCCTGCCGATCGACACGACCCTCATCTCCCCCGGCGCCTCGGCGGTCGTCTACGGCGGGGTCGAGGGCGATGACCCGACCTACACCGGTCTGGCGGAGGCACTCGCCGTGCCCGAGACCGATGTGCGGATCTTCGGTAAGCCCGAGAGCCACGAGCGGCGGCGCATGGGGGTGGCGTTCTCCACGGCGGAGAACACCGACATCGCCCGGGAACGCGCGACGCAGGCCGCGGACGCCGTCCAGCTGCACGTGCGGTAG
- a CDS encoding FAD-dependent oxidoreductase, translating into MSDTRPLRVAVIGSGPAGIYASDALMKSGQDVSIDLYERMPAPFGLIRYGVAPDHPRIKGIIKSLHRVLDKPQIRLLGNVNVGEDITLDDLKKHYDAVIYATGATDDRELKIPGGEHTIGAGKFVGFYDANPHFSESWAQPAEAVAVIGVGNVGLDIARILAKTGDELLVTEIPDNVYESLKNNQARDVHVFGRRGPAQAKFTPLELKELNHSDTIEVVVNPEDIDYDEASMEARRNSKITDQVCTILENYAVADPKDAPHKLYLHFFEQPVEVKSDNGQVTALVTERTEYQDGRVVGTGQLTEWPVGDVYRAVGYKSDEQPGVPWDEKELVIPNVGGRVLTEGPTADGIAGVPGSADPEAELRETIPGLYTTGWVRRGPVGLIGNTKGDANQAVANLLEDQENGIGFQPEAPTEDDAIELLHDRGIDYTTWEGWYNLDAHERSLGEPEGRERKKVRSIDEMVHYSSGEARVKA; encoded by the coding sequence ATGTCTGACACCCGACCGCTGCGCGTCGCCGTCATCGGATCCGGCCCGGCCGGCATCTACGCCTCGGACGCCCTGATGAAGTCAGGGCAGGACGTCTCCATCGACCTCTACGAGCGGATGCCCGCCCCGTTCGGGCTCATCCGCTACGGCGTCGCCCCGGACCACCCCCGCATCAAGGGCATCATCAAGAGCCTCCACCGGGTCCTCGACAAGCCCCAGATCCGACTGCTCGGCAACGTCAACGTCGGTGAGGACATCACCCTCGACGACCTGAAGAAGCACTACGACGCCGTCATCTACGCCACCGGCGCCACCGACGACCGCGAGCTGAAGATCCCCGGCGGCGAGCACACCATCGGCGCCGGCAAGTTCGTCGGTTTCTACGACGCGAACCCGCACTTCTCCGAGTCCTGGGCACAGCCCGCCGAGGCCGTCGCCGTCATCGGTGTCGGCAATGTCGGCCTCGACATCGCGCGCATCCTGGCGAAGACCGGCGACGAACTGCTCGTCACCGAGATCCCGGACAACGTCTACGAGTCGCTGAAGAACAACCAGGCCCGCGACGTGCACGTCTTCGGACGCCGCGGACCGGCCCAGGCCAAGTTCACCCCCCTGGAGCTCAAGGAGCTCAACCACTCCGACACGATCGAAGTCGTCGTCAACCCGGAGGACATCGACTACGACGAGGCGTCCATGGAGGCCCGCCGCAACTCCAAGATCACCGACCAGGTGTGCACCATCCTGGAGAACTACGCGGTCGCCGACCCGAAGGACGCCCCGCACAAGCTCTACCTCCACTTCTTCGAGCAGCCGGTCGAGGTCAAGTCCGACAACGGCCAGGTGACCGCGCTGGTCACCGAGCGCACCGAGTACCAGGACGGCCGCGTGGTCGGCACCGGCCAGCTCACCGAATGGCCCGTCGGTGACGTCTACCGCGCAGTCGGCTACAAGTCCGACGAGCAGCCGGGCGTCCCGTGGGACGAGAAGGAACTGGTCATCCCCAACGTCGGTGGCCGCGTCCTCACCGAGGGGCCGACCGCCGACGGCATCGCCGGCGTGCCCGGCTCCGCCGACCCGGAGGCCGAACTGCGGGAGACCATCCCCGGGCTGTACACCACCGGCTGGGTGCGCCGCGGCCCCGTGGGCCTCATCGGCAACACCAAGGGGGACGCCAACCAGGCGGTCGCCAACCTCCTGGAGGACCAGGAGAACGGGATCGGTTTCCAGCCGGAGGCTCCGACCGAGGACGACGCCATCGAGCTGCTCCACGACCGGGGCATCGACTACACGACCTGGGAGGGCTGGTACAACCTCGACGCCCACGAGCGGTCGCTCGGTGAGCCCGAGGGTCGCGAGCGCAAGAAGGTGCGCTCCATCGACGAGATGGTGCACTACTCGTCCGGTGAGGCCCGCGTGAAGGCGTAG
- a CDS encoding pentapeptide repeat-containing protein — MPVRQPPVVAPDVTRLATSGTGRLEETDPLDLGPREDYELLRVVDGDISRDLSGISLTDCRLERLTAHGAVLTGARLTDTMLVAVTAPSLAASRMSLQDVVIRDSRLGAAEMFDGVVRGLIVEGCRIDFLNLRGSTLTDVLFRDCHIGDLDLGGARSDRVAFEGCRADAVDMSGARNRNVDLRGLEIGGLRSVDGLVGTTMSAMQTALLATVFASHLGIRVED, encoded by the coding sequence GTGCCGGTCAGACAGCCACCTGTCGTCGCCCCGGACGTCACCCGCCTCGCGACCTCCGGGACGGGCCGTCTCGAGGAGACCGATCCGCTGGATCTCGGTCCCCGGGAGGATTACGAGCTTCTCCGTGTCGTGGACGGGGACATCTCCCGGGACCTCTCGGGCATCAGTCTCACGGACTGCCGGCTGGAGCGGCTGACCGCGCACGGTGCGGTTCTCACCGGTGCCCGGCTCACGGACACGATGCTGGTGGCGGTGACGGCGCCGTCACTGGCGGCGTCCCGCATGAGCCTGCAGGATGTCGTGATCCGCGACTCGCGGCTCGGTGCCGCGGAGATGTTCGACGGGGTTGTCCGCGGGCTCATTGTCGAGGGGTGCCGTATCGACTTCCTCAACCTGCGCGGCAGCACGCTGACCGATGTCCTGTTCCGGGACTGTCACATCGGTGACCTGGATCTGGGCGGCGCGCGGTCGGACCGGGTGGCGTTCGAGGGCTGTCGGGCGGATGCCGTGGACATGTCCGGTGCCCGGAACCGGAACGTCGATCTGCGGGGGTTGGAGATCGGGGGTCTGCGCAGTGTCGACGGTCTGGTGGGGACGACGATGTCGGCGATGCAGACGGCGCTGCTGGCGACCGTCTTTGCGTCGCATCTCGGGATCCGGGTGGAAGACTGA
- a CDS encoding LLM class flavin-dependent oxidoreductase, translating into MYLGILPTSPWQHRQLWSGEGASAEFAQRIMDPAFHLELAQLCDRAGLDFLYLPDRSATFGAPFDPSAVESMFEPVTAMAYLAAGTRRIGLVPTVSTTWSEPYTVARELLSLDHLSGGRVGWNAKASYADPELPNFAHRGDFSPLQARERYMEFVPLVQKLWRSWDRDAVLADPAAGLWTRPDSVHPVCHRGTHFEVEGPLNIAPSPQYHPLTVMAGRSDGFLRLAARDADVVFTSVASVEEATEVNSTLRGHLADHHRSAGSARLMPGLTVGTSPHPDNSFHLSGRPADIAGQMAEIVEESGIDGFIVLPTLVPDDIRFFATEVVPELRATGVVPEVPLDADGGVRPGTLRTNLGL; encoded by the coding sequence ATGTATCTCGGTATCCTTCCCACCAGCCCGTGGCAGCACCGTCAACTGTGGTCCGGCGAGGGTGCTTCGGCGGAGTTCGCGCAGCGCATCATGGACCCGGCCTTCCATCTGGAGCTCGCGCAACTGTGTGACCGGGCGGGACTGGATTTCCTCTATCTCCCGGACCGCAGCGCGACCTTCGGCGCGCCGTTCGACCCGTCCGCGGTGGAGAGCATGTTCGAACCCGTGACGGCCATGGCGTATCTCGCCGCAGGCACCCGGCGTATCGGCCTGGTGCCGACGGTGTCCACGACCTGGTCGGAGCCGTACACCGTGGCCCGGGAGCTGCTGAGCCTCGACCACCTGTCCGGGGGACGTGTGGGCTGGAACGCGAAAGCCTCCTACGCGGACCCGGAGCTCCCGAATTTCGCGCACCGCGGTGACTTCTCCCCGCTGCAGGCCCGCGAGCGGTACATGGAGTTCGTGCCGCTCGTCCAGAAGCTGTGGCGCTCGTGGGACCGGGACGCCGTCCTCGCCGACCCCGCCGCCGGCCTGTGGACCAGACCCGACAGCGTGCACCCGGTCTGCCACCGCGGTACGCACTTCGAGGTCGAGGGGCCGCTGAACATCGCCCCGTCCCCGCAGTACCACCCGCTGACGGTGATGGCGGGGCGGTCCGACGGCTTCCTGCGGCTCGCTGCGCGGGACGCCGATGTCGTCTTCACGTCCGTCGCCAGTGTGGAGGAGGCGACGGAGGTGAACAGCACGCTGCGGGGGCACCTGGCCGACCATCACCGCAGCGCGGGGTCGGCCCGGCTCATGCCGGGGCTCACGGTCGGGACCTCGCCGCACCCGGACAACAGCTTCCACCTCAGCGGCCGACCGGCGGACATCGCCGGTCAGATGGCGGAGATCGTCGAGGAGAGCGGTATCGACGGCTTCATCGTGCTGCCGACCCTGGTGCCCGACGACATCCGCTTCTTCGCGACGGAGGTCGTGCCGGAACTGCGCGCCACGGGGGTGGTCCCCGAGGTACCGCTGGACGCCGACGGGGGCGTCCGCCCCGGGACACTGCGCACCAACCTAGGACTCTGA
- a CDS encoding rhodanese-related sulfurtransferase translates to MTESRILLYYRFTPVADPTAVMLWQRTLCASLGLRGRIIISRHGINGTVGGSLAAVKTYIRRTREYPGFHDMEFKWSAGSADDFPKLSVKVREEIVTFGAADDLEVDKDGVVGGGVHLSPAEVNDLVAARGDEVVFFDGRNAMEAQIGHFRNAVVPDVTTTRDFLGELDSGRYDDLRDRPVVTYCTGGVRCEVLSKLMVDRGFSEVYQLDGGIVRYGEQFGDDGLWEGSLYVFDRRMHLEFSPDAARLGHCIRCGTPTDTFHNCINGDCREMVLLCDDCASSPATAHCGRDRCATVAAGFVPSEP, encoded by the coding sequence GTGACTGAATCGCGGATCCTGCTCTACTACCGGTTCACCCCGGTCGCCGACCCGACGGCGGTGATGCTGTGGCAGCGCACCCTGTGCGCGTCACTCGGCCTCCGGGGCCGCATCATCATCAGCCGGCACGGCATCAACGGCACCGTCGGCGGCTCTCTGGCCGCCGTCAAGACCTACATCCGCCGGACCCGCGAGTACCCCGGCTTCCACGACATGGAGTTCAAGTGGTCGGCCGGTTCCGCCGACGACTTCCCGAAGCTCTCGGTGAAGGTCCGCGAGGAGATCGTCACCTTCGGCGCCGCCGACGACCTCGAGGTCGACAAGGACGGCGTGGTCGGTGGCGGCGTCCACCTCTCCCCCGCCGAGGTCAACGACCTCGTCGCGGCGCGCGGTGACGAGGTCGTCTTCTTCGACGGCCGGAACGCCATGGAGGCGCAGATCGGGCACTTCCGGAATGCCGTCGTCCCCGACGTCACCACCACCCGTGACTTCCTCGGGGAACTCGATTCCGGACGCTACGACGACCTCCGGGACCGCCCGGTGGTGACCTACTGCACCGGCGGCGTCCGGTGCGAGGTACTCAGCAAACTCATGGTGGACCGCGGATTCTCCGAGGTCTACCAGCTCGACGGCGGAATCGTCCGGTACGGGGAGCAGTTCGGCGACGACGGCCTGTGGGAGGGGTCGCTGTACGTGTTCGACCGGCGGATGCACCTGGAGTTCTCGCCGGACGCCGCCCGGCTCGGCCACTGCATCCGCTGCGGTACCCCGACGGACACGTTCCACAACTGCATCAACGGCGACTGCCGCGAGATGGTGCTGCTCTGCGACGACTGTGCGTCCTCCCCCGCCACCGCCCACTGCGGCCGAGACCGGTGCGCCACCGTGGCCGCAGGTTTCGTACCATCGGAGCCATGA
- a CDS encoding GNAT family N-acetyltransferase — protein MTDAPEIHITGKQLLAMQPGQVHALYKLRVDIFVNEQQTTFAEIDDADADPGTHHILAYVHPGHAPDFRWGTPDPGSPLKLVGTARVFGPPEEQQIGRLCVHQDFRGYGFARQIVENSLEVARGRAAALDPTLQKAVVKIDAQVATEPFYASYGFEPVGDAFTVEGIEHQEMHLTLD, from the coding sequence ATGACAGACGCCCCCGAGATCCACATCACCGGCAAGCAGCTGCTCGCCATGCAACCGGGACAGGTCCATGCCCTGTACAAGCTGCGCGTGGACATCTTCGTCAATGAACAGCAGACGACCTTCGCGGAGATCGACGATGCGGATGCCGACCCCGGCACCCATCACATCCTCGCCTACGTGCACCCCGGACACGCCCCCGACTTCCGCTGGGGCACCCCGGACCCGGGCTCCCCGCTCAAACTCGTCGGCACCGCCCGCGTCTTCGGCCCGCCCGAGGAACAGCAGATCGGCCGACTGTGCGTCCACCAGGACTTCCGCGGCTACGGCTTCGCCCGCCAGATCGTGGAGAACAGTCTCGAGGTCGCCCGCGGCCGTGCCGCAGCCCTCGACCCGACACTCCAGAAGGCCGTCGTGAAGATCGACGCCCAGGTCGCCACCGAGCCGTTCTACGCCTCCTACGGCTTCGAACCGGTCGGCGACGCGTTCACCGTGGAGGGCATCGAGCACCAGGAGATGCACCTCACCCTGGACTGA